One Dioscorea cayenensis subsp. rotundata cultivar TDr96_F1 chromosome 17, TDr96_F1_v2_PseudoChromosome.rev07_lg8_w22 25.fasta, whole genome shotgun sequence DNA window includes the following coding sequences:
- the LOC120280458 gene encoding putative F-box protein At2g33200, whose amino-acid sequence MADYANLSRDILQTIIKYLSFPDYIRFGAVCSHWFDVSNEGYHSPQKQLPWLVCFDIDFPKFFNPSEEKVYQIEIPELHTHGRYCAGSSHGWLITIDLDLNINLMNPFSKAQIDLPLLPFDTFGVRYQKLCELSWLNYPKQKRDKLIYKAVLSADPSKSSDYIVMVIYFANSKLAFWRPGDITWIVINSHSFVEDVSQDFSDLK is encoded by the exons ATGGCAGATTATGCAAACCTTTCGAGGGACATTTtgcaaacaataataaaatatctctCATTCCCAGACTATATTCGATTTGGCGCTGTGTGTTCACATTGGTTTGATGTGTCAAATGAGGGATATCACTCCCCTCAAAAACAACTTCCTTGGTTGGTTTGTTTTGATATTGATTTTCCAAAGTTTTTCAACCCATCAGAAGAGAAGGTTTATCAAATAGAAATACCTGAGTTACACACTCATGGGAGGTATTGTGCTGGTTCTTCACATGGCTGGTTAATTACAATAGATCTAGATCTCAATATAAATTTGATGAATCCTTTTTCTAAAGCTCAGATTGACTTACCTCTTCTGCCGTTTGATACTTTTGGTGTTCGATACCAAAAGCTTTGTGAACTCTCTTGGTTGAATTACCCAAAACAAAAGCGTGATAAACTTATATATAAAGCAGTGTTATCAGCCGATCCTTCCAAGAGTTCCGACTATATAGTAATGGTTATTTACTTTGCTAATTCTAAATTAGCATTTTGGAGGCCCGGTGACATAACGTGGATAGTGATAAATAGCCATTCTTTTGTTGAAGATGTC tCTCAAGACTTCAGTGACTTGAAGTAG
- the LOC120280736 gene encoding uncharacterized protein LOC120280736 — translation MENQKVVVVVEEAAAARTALQWAVRNYVRGGDSITLLYVCPAARSRKKQRNLRLRGFHLALSFKDLCNGIAEAKVEIIVTEGEQGASVLSLVNQIGASTLVVGLHEHSFLYRVNELILSENNLKCRVLAIKQHPKAHDVLINTEFSQIEIRRLHKRKSRNCSIRFLPLSLGMIWRRTKRRKKDDETY, via the exons ATGGAAAACCAGAAGGTGGTGGTGGTCGTGGAGGAGGCCGCGGCGGCGCGCACGGCGCTCCAGTGGGCGGTGCGCAACTACGTCCGTGGCGGTGACTCCATAACCTTGCTCTATGTTTGCCCGGCGGCGCGCTCCAGGAAGAAGCAGAGGAATCTAAGGCTGAGAGGCTTTCACCTTGCCCTCTCCTTCAAGGACTTGTGCAATGGGATCGCTGAG GCAAAAGTGGAGATCATTGTGACTGAAGGTGAGCAGGGGGCTTCTGTGTTGTCTCTGGTGAATCAAATTGGGGCTTCTACTCTTGTTGTAGGACTCCATGAACATAGCTTCCTCTACAg AGTGAATGAGTTGATTCTCAgtgaaaacaatttaaaatgtCGAGTTCTTGCCATCAAGCAACATCCAAAGGCTCATGATGTTTTGATAAACACAGAGTTTTCTCAAATTGAAATTAGAAGGCTTCA CAAAAGGAAATCTAGAAATTGCTCAATTCGCTTCTTACCTCTTTCTCTTGGAATGATATGGAGgagaacaaagagaagaaaaaaggatGATGAAACTTATTGA